A DNA window from Cobetia marina contains the following coding sequences:
- the epmA gene encoding EF-P lysine aminoacylase EpmA: MSDVDIPSDSPQPPLPQDWAPTATRERLVQRARLINEVRAFFAEREVLEVETPVLGQAGSTDVGLASLSSSLQLPGERERVPMWLQTSPEFHMKRLLAAGSGPIFQIARAFRDGEVSRRHNPEFCMLEWYRPGMSLEGLREETCELIQRVMALGARLTGKSSLLDTSDASDASGAGPAVTAYRDLFRRVLSLDPFSASLDEVRAACGRECAVDASDWSHETCLDALMSLVIEPTLGQGAVELVTDYPAAQAALARKHRDAEGEWVASRFEAYVAGIELANGYDELTDAAEQASRFAADNAERHAAGLPQVAADHRLVAALHAGMPAGSGVALGLDRLIMLALGERDIAAVVAFPAARA; encoded by the coding sequence ATGTCAGACGTCGATATTCCCTCTGATTCTCCCCAGCCCCCCTTGCCGCAAGACTGGGCGCCCACTGCGACGCGAGAGCGACTCGTGCAGCGCGCACGACTGATCAATGAGGTGCGGGCCTTCTTCGCCGAGCGTGAGGTGCTGGAGGTGGAGACGCCGGTGCTGGGGCAGGCCGGCTCGACCGACGTGGGGCTGGCCTCGTTGTCATCGTCGTTGCAATTGCCCGGTGAGCGTGAACGGGTGCCGATGTGGCTGCAGACCTCGCCGGAATTCCACATGAAGCGTCTGCTGGCGGCCGGCAGCGGGCCGATCTTCCAGATCGCGCGTGCCTTCCGCGATGGTGAGGTCAGTCGTCGCCACAATCCCGAGTTCTGCATGCTGGAATGGTATCGCCCCGGCATGAGTCTCGAGGGCCTGAGAGAGGAAACCTGTGAGCTGATCCAGCGCGTGATGGCGCTCGGGGCGCGGCTGACCGGCAAGTCGTCGCTGCTGGACACCTCTGATGCATCAGACGCCTCAGGGGCTGGTCCTGCCGTCACGGCCTACCGTGATCTCTTCCGGCGAGTGCTGTCACTGGACCCGTTCAGTGCCTCTCTGGACGAGGTACGCGCGGCATGCGGGCGTGAGTGCGCTGTCGATGCCAGTGACTGGTCCCATGAGACCTGCCTGGATGCGCTGATGAGTCTGGTGATCGAGCCGACATTGGGGCAGGGCGCCGTGGAGCTGGTGACGGACTATCCCGCGGCCCAGGCGGCGCTGGCACGCAAGCATCGGGATGCTGAAGGGGAGTGGGTGGCCTCGCGTTTCGAGGCATATGTCGCAGGGATCGAGTTGGCCAACGGTTACGATGAGCTGACCGATGCCGCCGAGCAGGCATCGCGCTTCGCGGCTGACAATGCCGAGCGTCATGCGGCAGGCCTGCCGCAGGTCGCGGCAGACCATCGCCTGGTGGCCGCCTTGCACGCCGGGATGCCGGCAGGCAGTGGTGTGGCGCTGGGGCTGGATCGTCTGATCATGCTGGCACTGGGTGAGCGTGATATTGCCGCAGTGGTTGCCTTCCCGGCAGCACGTGCTTGA
- the efp gene encoding elongation factor P: MANYSTNEFKSGLKVMLDNDPCAIVDNELVKPGKGQAFNRVKLRNLKTGRVWERTFKSGESIEAADVMEVDMEYLYTDGEMWHFMRTDGSFEQYAVDGKALGDNIKWLKEQVVYTITLWNDNAIAVTPPNFIELEVVETDPGLKGDTANGGSKPATLSSGAVVRVPLFINQGEVLKVDTRSAEYVSRA, from the coding sequence ATGGCCAATTATTCTACCAACGAATTCAAGTCCGGTCTGAAAGTGATGCTGGACAATGACCCCTGTGCCATCGTTGACAATGAGCTGGTCAAGCCGGGCAAGGGGCAGGCCTTCAATCGCGTCAAGCTGCGCAACCTGAAGACCGGTCGTGTGTGGGAGCGGACGTTCAAGTCCGGTGAGAGCATCGAAGCTGCCGACGTCATGGAAGTCGACATGGAATACCTCTACACCGACGGGGAAATGTGGCACTTCATGCGTACCGATGGCTCCTTCGAACAGTATGCCGTCGATGGCAAGGCGCTGGGCGACAACATCAAGTGGCTGAAAGAGCAGGTCGTCTACACCATCACGCTGTGGAATGACAACGCGATCGCGGTGACTCCGCCGAACTTCATCGAGCTGGAAGTCGTCGAGACGGATCCGGGCCTCAAGGGTGACACCGCCAACGGTGGCTCCAAGCCGGCGACGCTGTCTTCCGGTGCCGTGGTGCGTGTCCCGCTGTTCATCAACCAGGGCGAAGTGCTCAAGGTCGATACGCGCAGCGCCGAGTACGTCTCGCGCGCCTGA
- the parC gene encoding DNA topoisomerase IV subunit A — MSMDIQVAEGDVERLALRDYTEKAYLDYSMYVILDRALPHVGDGMKPVQRRIVYAMRELSLTANAKYKKSARTVGDVLGKFHPHGDSACYEAMVLMAQPFSYRYPLVDGQGNWGSQDDPKSFAAMRYTESRLSKYSEVLLSELSQGTVDWVPNFDGTMNEPKVLPARLPNVLLNGTTGIAVGMATDIPPHNVHEVVAATRHLLRNPDSDSDQLMDFLPAPDFPTEAEIITPRTDLAKLYRTGRGSVKMRARYVLEEGDIVITALPYQVSGAKVIEQIAAQMQAKKLPMVADLRDESDHENPTRLLIQPRSNRVDIEGLMAHLFATTDLEKNARVNMNVIDLKGRPRVMALHEMLAEWLRYRRATVRRRLEHRLAKVEDRLHILEGLLTAYLNLDEVIRIIREEEDPKASLIETFQLSERQAEAILELRLRHLARLEEMKLRGEQDELKRERKHLKHLLGNDEALTDLIDSELEQAATDFGDARRSPLVERGEAKALSEVELMGADPITVALSEKGWIRAAKGHDIDPEGLSYKAGDRFHLAARGKTNQPLVLLDDTGRAYTLAAHNLPSARGQGEPITGRMNPAAGASMVGLLLDAPSARYLLASDGGYGFVTTLEQLTGKNKSGKAALTLPRGCAVLPPVAIPEVPETAQGDAAPLEVAVVSNEGRLLVFPLVELPEMSKGKGNKMLSIPGERAANREEFVRSLVVVPAGATLVVHAGKRKTLLKGADLDYYRGERGRRGSKLPKGFQKVDRLAVDS, encoded by the coding sequence ATGAGCATGGATATCCAGGTCGCGGAGGGTGACGTCGAACGTCTGGCCCTGCGTGACTACACCGAAAAGGCGTACCTCGACTACTCGATGTACGTGATTCTCGACCGCGCCCTGCCGCATGTCGGTGATGGCATGAAGCCGGTACAGCGCCGCATCGTCTACGCCATGCGCGAGCTGTCCCTGACGGCCAACGCCAAGTACAAGAAGTCGGCGCGTACCGTCGGCGATGTGCTGGGCAAGTTCCACCCGCATGGTGACAGCGCCTGTTACGAGGCCATGGTGCTGATGGCGCAGCCGTTCAGCTATCGCTATCCGCTGGTGGATGGACAGGGCAACTGGGGTAGCCAGGATGACCCCAAGTCCTTCGCGGCCATGCGTTACACCGAATCGCGTCTGTCGAAATATTCCGAGGTGCTGCTGTCCGAGCTCTCCCAGGGCACCGTCGACTGGGTGCCCAACTTCGATGGCACCATGAACGAGCCCAAGGTGCTGCCGGCGCGTCTGCCCAATGTGCTGCTCAACGGCACCACCGGCATCGCGGTGGGCATGGCGACCGACATTCCGCCACACAACGTGCATGAAGTCGTGGCCGCCACACGCCACCTGCTGCGCAACCCGGACTCCGACAGCGATCAGCTGATGGACTTCCTGCCGGCACCGGATTTCCCCACCGAGGCGGAGATCATCACGCCGCGCACCGACCTCGCCAAGCTCTATCGCACCGGTCGTGGCAGCGTGAAGATGCGCGCCCGCTATGTGCTGGAAGAAGGCGATATCGTGATCACGGCGCTGCCGTATCAGGTCTCCGGCGCCAAGGTGATCGAGCAGATCGCCGCCCAGATGCAGGCCAAGAAGCTGCCGATGGTCGCGGACCTGCGCGATGAGTCCGACCACGAGAACCCGACGCGCCTGCTGATTCAGCCGCGCTCCAATCGGGTCGATATCGAAGGCCTGATGGCGCACCTGTTCGCCACCACGGATCTCGAGAAGAACGCGCGCGTCAACATGAACGTCATCGATCTCAAGGGTCGCCCGCGCGTGATGGCACTGCACGAGATGCTCGCCGAGTGGCTGCGCTATCGTCGCGCCACCGTGCGTCGTCGCCTCGAGCATCGTCTGGCCAAGGTCGAGGACCGTCTGCATATCCTCGAGGGTCTGCTGACGGCTTATCTGAATCTCGACGAGGTGATTCGCATCATCCGCGAGGAGGAAGATCCCAAGGCCAGCCTGATCGAGACCTTCCAGCTCTCCGAGCGTCAGGCCGAGGCGATCCTCGAGCTGCGTCTGCGTCACCTGGCACGCCTCGAAGAGATGAAGCTGCGGGGCGAGCAGGACGAGCTCAAGCGCGAGCGCAAGCACCTCAAGCATCTGCTGGGCAATGACGAGGCCCTGACCGATCTGATCGACAGTGAGCTTGAGCAGGCTGCCACTGACTTCGGCGATGCACGTCGCTCGCCGCTGGTTGAACGCGGCGAGGCCAAGGCGCTGTCGGAAGTCGAGCTGATGGGCGCCGACCCGATCACCGTCGCGCTGTCCGAGAAGGGCTGGATCCGCGCCGCCAAGGGACATGATATCGACCCCGAAGGCCTGTCCTACAAGGCCGGCGACCGCTTCCATCTGGCGGCGCGCGGCAAGACCAATCAGCCGCTGGTGCTGCTGGATGACACCGGGCGCGCCTACACCCTGGCCGCGCACAATCTGCCCAGTGCGCGCGGGCAGGGCGAGCCGATCACCGGGCGCATGAATCCGGCGGCGGGGGCTTCGATGGTCGGGCTGCTGCTCGACGCGCCCTCGGCGCGCTATCTGCTGGCCTCCGATGGTGGCTATGGCTTCGTGACCACGCTCGAGCAGCTGACCGGCAAGAACAAGTCCGGCAAGGCCGCGCTGACCTTGCCGCGCGGCTGTGCGGTACTGCCGCCGGTGGCGATCCCCGAGGTGCCTGAGACGGCGCAGGGGGATGCCGCGCCGCTGGAAGTGGCGGTGGTGTCCAACGAAGGGCGTCTGCTGGTCTTCCCGCTCGTCGAGTTGCCGGAAATGTCCAAGGGCAAGGGCAACAAGATGCTGTCGATTCCGGGCGAACGCGCCGCCAATCGTGAGGAATTCGTGCGCTCGCTGGTGGTCGTGCCTGCCGGGGCCACGCTGGTGGTGCACGCCGGCAAGCGCAAGACGCTGCTCAAGGGGGCGGATCTTGACTACTATCGTGGCGAGCGTGGCCGACGCGGCAGCAAGTTGCCCAAGGGCTTCCAGAAGGTCGATCGTCTGGCCGTAGACAGTTGA
- a CDS encoding 5-carboxymethyl-2-hydroxymuconate Delta-isomerase, with protein MPHLVIDYADSLAPSLDMDAIMDDLHAAAMQSGLFKESDIKVRAESWRHWRLAGNQAPLAHKHGFVNLHCHQLEGRSDDDKSRLADILMEALKPHCEAAREVSVEIVEITRATYRKHKA; from the coding sequence ATGCCTCATCTCGTCATTGATTATGCCGACAGTCTGGCCCCCAGCCTCGACATGGACGCGATCATGGATGACCTGCATGCCGCCGCCATGCAAAGCGGCCTGTTCAAGGAAAGCGACATCAAGGTGCGCGCGGAAAGCTGGCGTCACTGGCGCCTGGCGGGCAATCAGGCACCACTGGCGCACAAGCATGGCTTCGTCAACCTTCACTGCCATCAGCTGGAAGGCCGAAGCGATGACGACAAGTCGCGTCTGGCGGACATCCTGATGGAAGCCCTCAAGCCGCACTGCGAGGCCGCTCGCGAGGTCAGCGTGGAGATCGTCGAGATCACGCGCGCGACCTACCGCAAGCACAAGGCCTGA
- the epmB gene encoding EF-P beta-lysylation protein EpmB, with translation MTPLALHSSPRGDWRAQLRDVIRSPEALLDRLGLDHEWLPGASDGHALFSIRVPEAYASRIRPEDPNDPLLRQVLPLDSETDVLDGYVTDPLEEAEHTPLPGLIHKYTNRVLLMASGGCAINCRYCFRRHFPYEDHQPSRAQWQDILDYLRADERIHEVILSGGDPLVSPDRRLAWLVESLGEIPHLKRLRIHTRLPVVIPDRVNAELLDWLKATRLQKVLVIHSNHANELDAEVAAAMTRLKAAGVTLLNQSVILRGVNDSVETQTALAERLFECGVLPYYLHAFDPVQGAAHFAVSDEDACALMEALLEHLPGFLMPRLVREIPGRRSKTPLSGAHSPGHLADHAQTFGHDDHPDPTRATLIARS, from the coding sequence GTGACACCCCTCGCACTCCACTCGAGTCCGCGCGGTGACTGGCGTGCACAGCTGCGCGACGTCATTCGCTCTCCCGAGGCGCTGCTGGACCGCCTGGGACTGGATCACGAATGGCTTCCCGGCGCCAGCGACGGCCATGCCCTGTTCTCGATCCGCGTTCCCGAGGCCTATGCCAGCCGCATCCGCCCCGAAGACCCGAATGACCCGCTGCTGCGTCAGGTGCTGCCACTGGACAGCGAGACGGACGTGCTCGACGGCTATGTCACCGACCCGCTGGAAGAAGCGGAGCACACCCCGCTCCCGGGACTGATCCACAAGTACACCAACCGAGTGCTGCTGATGGCCAGCGGTGGCTGCGCGATCAATTGCCGCTATTGTTTCCGGCGCCATTTTCCCTATGAAGACCACCAGCCCAGCCGCGCGCAATGGCAGGACATTCTCGACTACCTGCGCGCCGATGAGCGCATCCACGAGGTCATCCTCTCGGGTGGCGACCCGCTCGTGTCTCCCGACAGGCGACTGGCCTGGCTGGTGGAATCATTGGGCGAGATACCGCATCTCAAGCGTTTGCGCATCCACACCCGCCTGCCGGTGGTGATACCGGATCGCGTCAATGCCGAGCTGCTGGACTGGCTGAAGGCGACGCGACTGCAGAAGGTGCTGGTCATCCACAGCAACCACGCCAACGAGCTGGACGCGGAGGTCGCCGCGGCCATGACACGCCTCAAGGCAGCCGGGGTCACCCTGCTCAACCAGAGCGTCATCCTGCGCGGCGTCAATGACTCGGTGGAAACGCAGACGGCCCTCGCCGAGCGACTGTTCGAGTGCGGGGTGCTGCCCTACTACCTGCATGCCTTCGACCCCGTCCAGGGCGCCGCCCACTTCGCGGTCAGCGATGAAGACGCCTGCGCCCTGATGGAGGCACTGCTGGAGCATCTGCCCGGCTTCCTGATGCCACGTCTGGTGCGCGAGATCCCCGGGCGCCGCTCCAAGACGCCCCTGAGTGGTGCTCACTCCCCGGGCCACCTTGCAGACCACGCCCAGACTTTCGGCCATGATGACCATCCGGACCCGACGAGAGCCACGCTGATTGCCCGCAGTTGA
- the serB gene encoding phosphoserine phosphatase SerB produces MTQRILIRATGAARPGQLAGLGQALARSGARLLDINQSVTFGLVSLEALVALEAQSELEAALSAAGEQLGLDVQAVQVGAEEYARWSHQLERPRWILTLLAPRLPAGILAEVGGLTAEFGITVELMHRLSGREPLDGESPAEGACVECWLRLPEHETDINALREKALALGALHGVDIAIQEDDIWRRHRRLICFDMDSTLIKTEVIDELARRHGVGEEVSQVTERAMRGELDFQESFRERMSKLKGLDESVLAEIAANLPLMDGVERLMANLKALGYRTAILSGGFTYFARHLQQLLGFDEIHANELVIVDGKVTGEVREPIVDAERKALLLREIAERYGLRMEQTIAVGDGANDLKMLAEAGLGIAFRAKPLVREQARQSISTLGLDAVLYLMGYRQQDLKH; encoded by the coding sequence ATGACACAACGTATCTTGATCCGCGCCACCGGTGCGGCTCGTCCGGGACAGCTGGCAGGGCTCGGTCAGGCGCTGGCCCGCAGTGGCGCACGTCTGCTGGATATCAATCAGAGCGTGACCTTCGGGCTTGTGTCGCTGGAAGCGCTGGTGGCACTGGAGGCGCAGTCCGAACTGGAAGCGGCGCTGAGTGCTGCCGGGGAACAGCTGGGACTGGATGTGCAGGCCGTGCAGGTCGGCGCCGAGGAATATGCACGCTGGAGCCATCAGCTGGAGCGCCCGCGCTGGATTCTGACGCTGCTGGCACCGCGACTGCCGGCGGGCATTCTCGCCGAGGTCGGCGGCCTGACGGCGGAATTCGGTATCACCGTCGAGCTGATGCATCGCCTGTCGGGGCGTGAACCGCTGGATGGCGAGTCACCGGCCGAAGGCGCCTGTGTCGAGTGCTGGCTGCGCCTGCCGGAGCACGAGACCGACATCAATGCGCTGCGCGAGAAGGCGCTGGCGCTGGGCGCGCTGCATGGTGTCGATATCGCGATCCAGGAAGACGATATCTGGCGTCGTCATCGCCGCCTGATCTGCTTCGACATGGATTCGACCCTGATCAAGACCGAGGTGATCGATGAGCTGGCGCGTCGTCATGGGGTCGGCGAGGAAGTCTCGCAAGTCACCGAGCGTGCCATGCGCGGTGAGCTGGACTTCCAGGAAAGCTTCCGTGAGCGCATGAGCAAGCTCAAGGGGCTGGACGAGTCGGTGCTGGCGGAGATCGCCGCCAACCTGCCGCTGATGGATGGGGTCGAGCGTCTGATGGCCAATCTCAAGGCGCTGGGCTATCGCACCGCGATTCTCTCCGGTGGCTTCACCTACTTCGCGCGTCACCTCCAGCAGCTGCTGGGCTTCGATGAGATCCACGCCAACGAGCTGGTGATCGTCGATGGCAAGGTGACCGGTGAGGTGCGTGAACCGATCGTCGATGCCGAGCGCAAGGCGCTGCTGCTGCGCGAGATCGCCGAGCGTTACGGCCTGCGCATGGAGCAGACCATCGCCGTCGGGGATGGTGCCAACGACCTCAAGATGCTTGCTGAAGCAGGGCTGGGCATCGCCTTCCGCGCCAAGCCGCTGGTACGTGAACAGGCGCGTCAGTCGATCTCGACGCTGGGGCTTGATGCCGTGCTCTATCTGATGGGCTACCGCCAGCAGGACCTCAAGCACTGA
- a CDS encoding TIGR02647 family protein, whose amino-acid sequence MPSPYDDELHLLCLFPHDAALKGLKIRHDASPDMVAAAERLHAKGLTTLPDGGYLTSVGREAAEHAHRLNDLLHVPQAMTGT is encoded by the coding sequence ATGCCGTCACCCTATGACGATGAACTGCACCTGCTGTGTCTGTTCCCGCATGACGCCGCCCTCAAGGGCTTGAAGATTCGCCACGATGCCAGTCCTGACATGGTCGCTGCGGCAGAACGTCTGCACGCCAAGGGCCTGACCACGCTGCCCGATGGTGGCTATCTGACCTCCGTGGGTCGTGAGGCTGCCGAGCATGCCCATCGTCTGAACGATCTGCTGCACGTTCCCCAGGCCATGACAGGGACCTGA